The following coding sequences are from one Solea solea chromosome 4, fSolSol10.1, whole genome shotgun sequence window:
- the LOC131458854 gene encoding transmembrane gamma-carboxyglutamic acid protein 3 — MAAAFLDGRDAHSVLKRFPRANGYLEELRQGNIERECGEESCSFEEANEVFENKERTMEFWKTRGAYTVSSNNEGRSERADTVYMVVPLLGVALLIIIGLFILWRCQLQKATRRRPAYTQNRYLANNRSTRSLPRILVYRETVSHNESSHQESSSHPTVVVSGAERGGGSQMESQGLHQQNTHGLYVQDSSVSVASRLSGATPPPSYEEVTGHLESSGDETSAPSYSDPPPKYEEIIKEK, encoded by the exons ATGGCTGCAG CGTTCCTTGATGGTAGGGATGCTCACTCGGTCCTGAAGCGTTTCCCTCGAGCCAATGGCTacctggaggagctgagacaaGGCAACATTGAGAGGGAGTGTGGTGAGGAGAGCTGCAGCTTTGAAGAGGCCAATGAAGTGTTTGAGAACAAAGAGAGAACG ATGGAGTTTTGGAAAACCCGTGGTGCCTACACAGTGAGCAGTAACAACGAGGGTCGCTCTGAGCGCGCTGACACAGTCTACATGGTGGTTCCTCTGCTGGGCGTGGCCCTGCTCATCATCATCGGCCTCTTCATCCTCTGGAGGTGCCAGCTTCAGAAGGCCACCCGTCGAAGACCCGCCTACACCCAAAACCGCTACTTAGCCAACAACCGCAGCACCCGCAGCCTGCCGCGAATTCTCGTTTACCGGGAAACAGTTTCACACAATGAAAGCTCACACCAGGAGTCCAGCTCACACCCCACTGTAGTTGTGAGCGGTGCTGAGCGAGGAGGAGGTTCCCAGATGGAATCACAAGGCCTTCACCAGCAGAACACACACGGCCTCTATGTCCAGGACTCCTCCGTGTCGGTGGCCTCTCGGTTGTCTGGTGCCACGCCACCTCCATCTTATGAAGAGGTGACGGGACACCTGGAGAGCAGTGGTGATGAGACCTCAGCACCTTCATACAGTGACCCTCCACCCAAATATGAGGAGATAATAAAGGAGAAATGA
- the smfn gene encoding small fragment nuclease, with protein sequence MPVCLRTSACSLSLLKFFRSNSRPVLVQSAVAVCYSHRSVAPFSSVIKSLNTRTGTGLTSRFAFGFDVRVSGRRSIMSSAAMSKRMVWVDLEMTGLDIEKDQIIEMACIITDSDLNILAEGPNLIIKQPDELLDGMSEWCKEHHGESGLTKAVQDSKITLEQAEYEFLSFVRQHTPPGQCPLAGNSVHADKRFLDKHMPQFMYHLHYRIIDVSTIKELCRRWFPEEYKMAPHKKASHRALGDIRESIKELQFYRTNVFKASTERKCKVLENGHDRS encoded by the exons ATGCCGGTGTGTTTGCGGACCTCTGCATGCTCCCTCTCACTTCTGAAGTTTTTCCGCAGTAACAGTCGTCCGGTTCTCGTCCAGTCTGCCGTAGCAGTCTGTTATTCACACCGCAGTGTTGCGCCGTTCAGCTCCGTAATAAAGTCTTTGAACACTCGAACCGGCACCGGCTTAACGTCCAGATTCGCATTCGGGTTTGACGTTCGTGTGTCTGGGAGAAGAAGCATCATGTCGTCCGCGGCGATGTCCAAGAGAATGGTGTGGGTGGACCTGGAG atgaCTGGTCTTGACATTGAGAAGGACCAGATCATTGAAATGGCCTGCATCATCACAGACTCTGACCTGAACATTTTGGCCGAG GGGCCAAACTTGATAATAAAGCAGCCAGACGAGTTGCTGGACGGGATGTCAGAGTGGTGTAAAGAGCATCATGGAGAG TCAGGACTGACCAAAGCTGTACAGGACAGTAAAATCACCCTGGAACAGGCAGAGTACGAGTTCCTGTCCTTCGTCAGACAACACACCCCACCAGGACAGTGTCCGCTCgcag GTAACTCTGTGCATGCAGACAAAAGGTTCCTGGACAAACACATGCCACAGTTTATGTACCACCTTCATTACCGGATCATTGACGTCAGCACAATCAAGGAGCTTTGCAG ACGGTGGTTTCCAGAGGAATACAAGATGGCACCTCATAAGAAAGCCAGCCACAG GGCCTTGGGCGACATACGAGAGAGTATCAAAGAACTGCAATTCTATAGGACCAACGTCTTCAAAGCTTCGACGGAGAGGAAGTGCAAGGTCTTAGAAAACGGACATGACAGAAGTTAG
- the LOC131458640 gene encoding lissencephaly-1 homolog A-like produces MVLSQRQRDELNRAIADYLRSNGYEEAYSTFKKEAEIDMNEEVDKKYAGLLEKKWTSVIRLQKKVMELESKLNEAKEEMTHGGTVGQKRDPKEWIPRPPERYALSGHRAPVTRVIFHPVFSVMVTASEDATIKVWDYEAGDFERTLKGHTDSVQDISFDQTGKLLASCSADMSIKLWDFQGFECIRTMHGHDHNVSSVAIMPNGDHIVSASRDKTIKMWEVATGYCVKTFAGHREWVRMVRPNQDGSLIASCSNDQTVRVWVVASKECKAELREHEHVVECISWAPDTAHPTILEATGSENKKSGKPGPFLLSGSRDKTIKMWDVSIGICLMTLVGHDNWVRGLLFHPGGRFIVSCADDKTIRIWDYKNKRCMKTLFAHEHFVTSLDFHKTAPYVVTGSVDQTVKVWECR; encoded by the exons ATGGTGctgtcacagagacagagagatgaacT aaaTCGGGCCATAGCAGACTATCTCCGTTCCAATGGATATGAGGAGGCCTATTCTACCTTCAAGAAAGAAGCAGAGATAGACATG AATGAAGAGGTAGATAAAAAGTATGCAGGGCTTTTGGAAAAGAAATGGACCTCAGTCATCAGATTACAGAAAAAG GTGATGGAGTTGGAGTCCAAGTTAAATGAAGCAAAGGAGGAGATGACACATGGTGGAACTGTGGGTCAGAAGAGAGACCCCAAAGAGTGGATACCCCGTCCCCCAGAGAGATACGCCCTGAGCGGGCACCGCGCTCCAGTCACACGTGTCATATTCCACCCAGTCTTCTCTGTCATGGTCACTGCCTCAGAGGATGCAACCATCAAG GTGTGGGACTATGAGGCAGGTGACTTTGAGCGAACTCTGAAGGGTCACACAGACTCAGTGCAGGACATCTCCTTTGACCAGACAGGGAAGCTGTTGGCTTCATGTTCAGCTGACATGAGCATCAAACTCTGGGACTTCCAGGGTTTTGAGTGTATCCGAACAATGCATG GCCACGATCATAACGTGTCGTCCGTAGCCATCATGCCAAATGGTGACCACATAGTGTCTGCCTCCAGGGACAAGACCATCAAGATGTGGGAGGTGGCCACTGG GTACTGTGTGAAGACCTTTGCAGGCCACAGGGAGTGGGTGAGGATGGTGCGCCCCAATCAGGATGGCTCATTGATCGCTAGCTGCTCCAACGACCAGACAGTGCGTGTCTGGGTGGTCGCTTCAAAAGAGTGCAAAGCTGAGTTGCGGGAGCATGAACATGTGGTAGAGTGTATCTCCTGGGCTCCTGACACTGCTCACCCCACCATCCTGGAGGCCACAGGCTCAGAG AACAAGAAGAGTGGAAAGCCTGGTCCCTTCCTTCTTTCTGGATCCAGAGATAAAACCATTAAAATGTGGGATGTCAGCATTGGTATCTGCCTTATGACTCTG GTGGGACATGACAACTGGGTTCGTGGTTTGTTGTTTCACCCTGGAGGAAGATTCATAGTGAGCTGTGCTGATGACAAAACCATTAGGATCTGGGACTACAAGAACAAACGTTGCATGAAGACCCTGTTTGCCCATGAACACTTTGTTACCTCTCTGG ATTTCCACAAGACTGCCCCCTACGTGGTGACGGGCAGCGTTGATCAGACAGTCAAAGTGTGGGAGTGTCGCTGA
- the LOC131458001 gene encoding protein ripply1-like: MSSACVLVQPATLGAVSRSRPQTVSSSSDTNNSQTSLWRPWLSSNRDGPVRCPRSKLSCPYSRPTVPGCSMISGKSQSFQHPVRLFWPRTKSFDYLYSDGEALLRNFPVQATISFYDESDCEDDDDDDDDDDEEDWEEEGNSDDEESHKLHSHFTSYN; encoded by the exons ATGAGTTCCGCGTGCGTGCTCGTCCAGCCGGCGACTCTCGGCGCAGTGTCTCGGTCGCGGCCGCagacagtgagcagcagctcgGACACGAACAACAG tCAGACCTCACTGTGGAGACCATGGTTATCCAGCAACAGGGACGGTCCTGTGCGATGCCCACGGAGCAAACTATCTTGT CCTTACTCCAGACCCACGGTGCCAGGTTGTTCGATGATAAGTGGGAAATCTCAGTCCTTCCAGCATCCCGTCAG ACTCTTCTGGCCCCGAACCAAGTCATTTGACTATCTGTACAGTGACGGAGAGGCATTACTGAGGAACTTCCCTGTACAGGCAACCATTAGCTTTTATGACGAGTCTGactgtgaggatgatgatgatgatgatgatgatgatgatgaagaggactGGGAAGAGGAGGGCAACTCTGATGATGAAGAGAGCCACAAACTGCATTCACATTTCACCTCCTACAACTAA